A single window of Acetohalobium arabaticum DSM 5501 DNA harbors:
- a CDS encoding methyl-accepting chemotaxis protein, with translation MNSIKKKLILITLVLILIPFIVSNLMNYYFISSGFESRVKEENLTLAHSISNNVEEFMNKAYKISERLTKNSDIISFEGSKQEAVLKETIEQNPYFKLFYIQDTTGMQTARSSGTLGNRSGRWWFKKIMETKDPFISKSYFTLKDNIPVTSIIMPIYDQRGLQGIFGADLKLDHLQKLVEELSLGKGSHAYIIDGQGVVIAHPNKKQVSQLYNYRKMTKKVLVKDSNGNVVLDEEGNQKTELRKIEVPEKLKEITNEALNGRSGVAEYANNEGEGVISAYYPIELKGDSDNWAVITVHNKKEAMGFVSSVGYKNIIIAVGLILLVITAMYFAANKITTPILNLVGLMEEAAEGNLSVYSDYQGEDEIGRLSDSFNTMINDLRNIIQTTEKTAAETLSTSEELSASSQQTAAAVEEATALTEEFTSSVDQLSTNAQDMARSADEISDLAQNGLEDMKDTQQKMEEILQTSSKSQQAIEELNSYSLKIENIIDVISDISDQTNLLALNAAIEAARAGEAGHGFAVVAEEIRELAEETQKSVENIKNIIEELTSQTGQTVTTIQENSDQIEAGAEMVNQTGEAFQEIADKIQNITAQIQTVAETGQSLADGSHEISKTSEEQAEATQEMSTLAQQLSQMAGELKELVDRFEIE, from the coding sequence ATGAACTCAATTAAGAAAAAATTGATTTTAATTACTTTAGTACTTATCTTAATTCCTTTTATTGTTTCTAATTTAATGAATTATTACTTTATTTCTTCTGGGTTTGAAAGTAGAGTTAAAGAGGAGAACTTAACATTAGCCCACAGTATCTCCAATAATGTAGAGGAATTTATGAATAAAGCTTATAAAATATCAGAGCGGCTAACAAAGAATTCTGATATTATAAGCTTTGAAGGCAGCAAACAGGAAGCTGTATTAAAAGAGACGATTGAGCAGAATCCTTACTTTAAATTATTCTATATTCAGGATACTACCGGAATGCAGACTGCAAGAAGCAGCGGAACATTAGGTAACAGGTCGGGCCGCTGGTGGTTTAAGAAGATCATGGAAACTAAGGATCCATTTATCAGCAAATCCTATTTTACCTTAAAGGATAATATTCCTGTTACTTCAATAATTATGCCGATTTATGACCAGAGAGGTTTACAAGGGATTTTTGGTGCTGATCTCAAACTGGATCATTTACAAAAACTAGTAGAGGAACTTAGCCTCGGAAAGGGAAGCCATGCCTACATAATTGATGGTCAAGGAGTTGTAATTGCTCATCCGAATAAAAAGCAGGTTTCTCAGCTTTATAATTATCGAAAGATGACCAAAAAGGTGTTGGTTAAAGACAGTAATGGTAATGTGGTATTAGATGAAGAAGGAAATCAGAAGACAGAGCTGCGTAAAATAGAGGTTCCTGAGAAACTAAAGGAAATAACTAATGAAGCGTTAAACGGTAGATCAGGTGTTGCAGAATATGCTAATAATGAAGGAGAAGGAGTAATCAGTGCTTACTATCCTATTGAATTAAAAGGTGACTCTGATAATTGGGCTGTAATTACTGTTCATAATAAAAAAGAGGCTATGGGCTTTGTCTCAAGTGTAGGATATAAGAATATTATTATTGCTGTCGGCCTAATCTTATTAGTAATAACTGCCATGTATTTTGCAGCTAACAAGATTACAACTCCAATTCTCAATCTTGTTGGTTTAATGGAAGAGGCGGCTGAAGGTAATCTGTCTGTTTATTCAGACTATCAAGGAGAAGATGAGATTGGCAGATTAAGCGATAGTTTTAATACTATGATTAATGATTTACGGAATATTATTCAGACAACAGAAAAGACAGCAGCCGAAACTCTATCTACCAGTGAAGAGCTGTCTGCTAGCAGCCAACAAACAGCAGCTGCAGTAGAAGAAGCTACGGCTTTAACGGAAGAATTTACTTCCAGTGTTGATCAGTTAAGTACAAATGCCCAGGATATGGCCCGATCGGCTGATGAGATTAGTGATTTAGCCCAGAATGGATTAGAAGATATGAAGGATACCCAGCAGAAAATGGAAGAGATACTCCAGACTTCTTCAAAGTCACAACAGGCAATTGAAGAACTAAATTCTTATTCTTTAAAGATTGAAAATATCATTGATGTGATTTCTGATATATCTGATCAGACAAATTTATTAGCCTTGAATGCAGCAATTGAAGCTGCTAGAGCAGGGGAAGCTGGACACGGATTTGCTGTTGTTGCAGAGGAAATAAGAGAATTGGCAGAGGAAACACAAAAATCGGTAGAAAATATTAAGAATATAATTGAGGAATTAACTTCCCAGACTGGTCAGACTGTAACTACTATTCAGGAGAATAGTGATCAAATTGAAGCAGGGGCAGAAATGGTGAACCAAACTGGAGAGGCTTTTCAGGAAATTGCCGATAAGATTCAAAATATTACTGCTCAGATTCAGACAGTAGCTGAGACAGGACAGAGTTTGGCTGACGGTAGCCATGAGATTTCTAAAACTTCCGAAGAACAGGCAGAGGCTACACAGGAGATGTCTACTTTAGCTCAGCAGTTATCCCAGATGGCAGGAGAATTAAAAGAATTAGTAGACCGCTTTGAAATTGAATAA
- a CDS encoding MoaD/ThiS family protein, with the protein MQVQVKYFATFCLETDFIQQEEIKLKSGATVKDLITRLSDRYGIGFKKRLFTKEGSLDSVSWIILNDKRLKKVKELELVLKSGDTISFSPPRLVGG; encoded by the coding sequence GTGCAAGTACAGGTTAAGTATTTTGCTACCTTCTGTTTAGAAACTGATTTTATTCAGCAAGAAGAGATAAAGTTAAAGTCAGGTGCAACAGTAAAAGATTTGATTACTAGATTAAGTGATAGGTATGGTATTGGTTTTAAAAAACGTTTATTTACTAAAGAAGGAAGTTTAGATTCGGTAAGTTGGATTATTCTTAATGATAAGCGTCTTAAAAAGGTAAAGGAGTTAGAATTAGTTTTAAAATCAGGAGATACTATTTCATTTTCACCTCCAAGATTAGTTGGTGGTTAA
- a CDS encoding aldehyde ferredoxin oxidoreductase family protein yields MNNQLDGWQGRVLWVDLTEKEVYKEELSEDLCRKYLGQSGINAKILYDNVGPEVDPLDPENYLIFGVGPLGGTLAPCSGRFTVTSKAPLTGLFGDSNCGGHWGPELKYAGYDHIVITGKADQPVYLWINDEQVELRDASKVWGKTTWATEEYLQEKLGNNTIQVASIGPAGENLVNYAAIICNHNRAAGRTGMGAVMGSKNLKAIAVYGSKEIKVAEPKEFLDIAVESQEDIMDDPLYEVANTFGTTAITRLAQELGFLPTKNFQESTFSGADKLSGEKILEKYATKHKGCFNCPVSCSRYYKVDEGEYEGTVGEGPEYETISAMGTKCGNENLPSVLKANTLANQLGLDTISTGSVISWAMELYQRDIITSEDTGGLELEWGNHQELIELVKMIAHRKGFGDLLAKGAFKAAQEIGNSAEEYVVHSKGMEYPAVDVRGTKGMALGFAVASRGGDHLKSLPLYEIAHDVYKEAIQEELGIEVEDEYWTQYETKPRLIAWHEEWHCVVDSLGLCKLEGIALKPLRPKHFAQLVSAATGVEFDEDRLQKIGERIWNLERLFNIREGLSREDDMPPKRMLEETIATGPSAGEGLSSAKFNSMLDEYYSLRGWDLANGIPKKQKLEELNLNWEVKKSASTG; encoded by the coding sequence GTGAATAATCAATTAGACGGCTGGCAGGGTAGAGTCCTATGGGTTGATTTAACAGAAAAAGAAGTGTATAAGGAGGAATTATCCGAGGATTTATGTAGAAAATATCTAGGCCAATCGGGGATCAATGCAAAGATATTATATGATAATGTCGGGCCAGAGGTTGATCCGTTGGATCCAGAGAATTACTTGATTTTTGGAGTAGGCCCTCTAGGTGGGACTTTGGCCCCCTGTTCTGGACGATTTACTGTAACTTCAAAAGCACCGTTGACCGGTTTGTTTGGTGATTCCAACTGTGGAGGCCACTGGGGACCGGAATTAAAGTATGCAGGCTATGATCATATTGTTATTACTGGTAAAGCAGACCAGCCAGTATATTTATGGATTAATGATGAGCAGGTAGAATTGAGAGATGCTAGTAAAGTATGGGGGAAAACGACTTGGGCTACAGAAGAATACTTACAGGAAAAGTTGGGTAATAATACTATTCAGGTAGCTTCAATCGGTCCTGCTGGCGAGAATTTGGTAAATTATGCAGCAATTATTTGTAATCACAACCGAGCTGCTGGTAGAACAGGAATGGGAGCAGTAATGGGGTCTAAGAATTTAAAAGCAATTGCTGTCTATGGTTCTAAAGAGATAAAGGTGGCAGAGCCAAAAGAATTTTTAGATATAGCAGTAGAAAGTCAGGAGGATATTATGGATGATCCATTATATGAAGTAGCTAATACTTTTGGGACTACTGCTATTACCAGGTTAGCTCAGGAATTAGGTTTCTTACCTACGAAGAACTTTCAAGAGTCTACTTTTTCTGGAGCCGATAAATTAAGTGGTGAAAAGATATTAGAGAAGTATGCTACTAAGCATAAAGGATGTTTCAATTGTCCAGTCAGCTGTAGCCGATATTACAAAGTTGATGAGGGGGAGTATGAAGGAACAGTAGGAGAAGGGCCTGAGTATGAGACAATTAGTGCTATGGGTACTAAGTGTGGCAATGAGAATCTACCTTCTGTTTTAAAGGCTAATACTTTAGCAAATCAATTAGGCTTGGATACTATATCAACAGGTAGTGTAATCAGCTGGGCTATGGAACTATATCAAAGAGATATCATTACTTCTGAAGATACAGGAGGATTAGAATTAGAATGGGGTAATCATCAGGAACTTATAGAATTAGTAAAGATGATTGCTCACAGGAAAGGATTTGGTGATCTTTTAGCTAAAGGAGCATTTAAAGCAGCGCAAGAGATAGGTAATTCAGCTGAAGAATATGTGGTCCACAGTAAAGGTATGGAGTATCCGGCAGTCGATGTCCGCGGAACTAAAGGGATGGCTTTAGGTTTTGCAGTTGCTTCTCGCGGGGGGGACCACTTAAAGTCACTGCCCTTATATGAGATAGCACATGATGTTTATAAAGAAGCTATCCAAGAAGAATTAGGTATTGAAGTAGAAGATGAATACTGGACTCAGTATGAGACTAAACCGCGGTTGATTGCCTGGCATGAGGAGTGGCACTGTGTTGTTGATTCGTTAGGTCTCTGTAAATTAGAGGGGATTGCTTTAAAACCGCTGCGACCTAAACATTTTGCTCAGTTAGTATCTGCTGCTACTGGAGTGGAATTTGATGAAGATAGATTACAGAAGATTGGTGAGCGAATTTGGAATTTAGAGCGGTTATTCAATATTCGAGAAGGCCTTAGCCGCGAAGATGATATGCCTCCTAAACGGATGCTTGAAGAGACAATAGCTACTGGACCATCTGCAGGAGAAGGACTTTCTTCTGCTAAATTCAACTCTATGTTGGATGAGTATTACAGTCTGCGGGGTTGGGATCTAGCTAATGGAATTCCCAAAAAGCAGAAGTTAGAAGAACTAAATCTTAACTGGGAGGTTAAGAAGAGTGCAAGTACAGGTTAA
- a CDS encoding M14 family metallopeptidase, with protein sequence MKTKLISILLLICCLFFNLTGCHDNQNNSNSKIKQEDSPIITAVSDYNYSQMRKQMNQLEDKYESIKVSTIGKSLAKRNLYLLTLGSGKKKIGVIGGVHGREGITSLLTLKLAEDYAKHLKQSQEIEGYNLEELLDKVTFCFIPMLNPDGIEIATHGIKNEVKDRNFYLKANEGSSGFKRWKANGRGVDLNKQFPADWNQVKSKNSPHFKSYKGPKPESEPESQALADLTRSKKFEAVVAFHNSGNIIYWYYNQKGEEYNRDYKLGKLLSKETGYKLVAPEESSTAAAGYKDWFIKEFKLPGFTIEIGEGKTKQPLPSDKLGKYFKENRTTLLELAQNI encoded by the coding sequence GTGAAAACTAAATTAATCTCTATTCTGTTATTAATATGCTGTTTGTTCTTTAATTTAACCGGATGCCACGATAATCAAAATAATAGTAATTCAAAAATCAAACAGGAAGATTCACCTATTATAACTGCAGTTTCTGATTATAATTACTCACAGATGAGAAAACAGATGAATCAATTAGAAGATAAATATGAAAGTATAAAAGTTTCAACTATTGGAAAGTCGCTAGCTAAACGCAATCTATATCTTCTGACTTTAGGCAGTGGAAAGAAGAAGATTGGGGTGATTGGAGGTGTTCATGGTCGGGAAGGAATTACTTCTTTATTAACGCTCAAATTAGCCGAAGACTATGCTAAACATCTCAAACAGAGCCAAGAAATAGAAGGTTATAATTTAGAAGAGTTACTAGATAAGGTAACCTTCTGCTTTATACCTATGTTAAATCCTGACGGCATAGAGATAGCAACTCACGGCATTAAAAATGAAGTTAAAGACAGAAATTTCTATCTTAAAGCTAATGAAGGAAGCTCAGGTTTCAAACGCTGGAAGGCCAATGGACGGGGAGTAGATCTCAATAAGCAGTTTCCTGCTGATTGGAATCAAGTCAAATCAAAGAACAGCCCTCATTTTAAAAGCTATAAAGGTCCCAAGCCAGAAAGCGAACCGGAAAGCCAGGCTCTAGCAGATTTAACACGATCTAAAAAATTTGAAGCAGTAGTTGCTTTCCATAACAGTGGTAATATTATCTACTGGTACTACAACCAAAAAGGTGAAGAATATAACCGTGACTATAAATTAGGCAAACTGCTCAGTAAAGAGACCGGTTATAAATTAGTTGCACCAGAAGAAAGCAGCACAGCAGCTGCTGGTTATAAAGATTGGTTTATTAAAGAATTTAAGCTGCCTGGATTTACTATTGAAATAGGTGAAGGTAAAACCAAACAGCCGCTTCCTTCTGATAAGCTGGGTAAATACTTTAAAGAAAACAGAACTACTTTATTAGAACTAGCCCAAAATATTTAA
- a CDS encoding glycerophosphodiester phosphodiesterase: MIDDAKAKGLMINTWTINDSAQIERLKQMGIDGIISDYPQRL, encoded by the coding sequence TTGATAGATGATGCTAAGGCTAAAGGTTTAATGATTAATACCTGGACAATCAATGATAGTGCACAAATAGAAAGATTGAAGCAGATGGGGATTGATGGCATTATCAGTGATTATCCACAGCGGCTTTAA